A genomic stretch from Natronomonas gomsonensis includes:
- the nirK gene encoding copper-containing nitrite reductase: MPTTTRRRVLQTAGLGGAMALAGCTVGSLTTEEVQTSPLSLQTEEELDEAKPVDVDRIAADPRDIPAPITRSSPATVEVELETREVVAEVEPGVTFTYMTFDGQVPGPLVRTRVGDTVDLTIRNHEDSSMVHNVDFHAARGPGGGAEATNVAPGEEAHLRFKVTYPGAFIYHCAVANVDYHISSGMFGLILVEPEEGLPPVDHEFYLGQHELYTNGTTGQKGHHEFDFERMAMEDPTYVLMNGEKYAITPDNYAEMNVQTGETARIFYGVGGPNLFSSFHPIGSVWDEVWEQGALASEPMRYVQTTPVLPGSACVATMSFPVPGDFKLVDHALSRVARKGALAVVSAEGPENPDIFDPME, translated from the coding sequence ATGCCCACGACCACTCGACGACGTGTTTTGCAGACCGCCGGACTCGGCGGGGCGATGGCCCTCGCAGGCTGTACGGTCGGCTCGCTGACGACCGAAGAGGTCCAAACCTCCCCGTTGTCGCTCCAGACCGAAGAAGAACTTGACGAGGCCAAGCCGGTCGACGTCGACCGAATCGCCGCCGACCCTCGGGACATCCCCGCACCGATTACGCGGTCGAGTCCCGCCACCGTCGAAGTGGAGCTCGAAACCCGGGAAGTCGTCGCGGAAGTCGAACCCGGCGTCACGTTCACCTACATGACCTTCGACGGGCAGGTTCCGGGCCCGCTCGTCCGCACCCGCGTGGGCGACACCGTCGACCTCACCATCCGCAATCACGAGGACAGTTCGATGGTCCACAACGTCGACTTCCACGCTGCCCGCGGGCCGGGCGGTGGTGCGGAGGCGACGAACGTCGCCCCCGGCGAGGAGGCACATCTCCGATTCAAAGTGACCTACCCCGGCGCGTTCATCTACCACTGTGCGGTAGCGAACGTCGACTACCACATCTCCAGTGGGATGTTCGGCCTCATCCTCGTCGAACCCGAGGAGGGGCTGCCGCCGGTCGACCACGAGTTCTACCTCGGCCAACACGAACTGTACACGAACGGCACGACGGGACAGAAGGGCCACCACGAGTTCGACTTCGAGCGGATGGCGATGGAGGACCCCACCTACGTCCTCATGAACGGCGAGAAGTACGCCATCACGCCCGACAACTACGCCGAGATGAACGTCCAGACCGGCGAGACGGCCCGAATCTTCTACGGCGTCGGTGGGCCGAACCTCTTCAGCAGTTTCCACCCCATCGGGTCGGTGTGGGACGAGGTCTGGGAGCAGGGCGCCCTCGCCAGCGAACCGATGCGCTACGTCCAGACGACGCCCGTCCTCCCCGGAAGCGCCTGTGTCGCGACGATGTCGTTCCCCGTTCCCGGGGACTTCAAACTCGTCGACCACGCGCTCTCGCGGGTCGCCCGCAAGGGCGCCCTCGCGGTGGTCTCCGCGGAAGGGCCGGAGAACCCCGACATCTTCGACCCGATGGAGTGA
- a CDS encoding halocyanin domain-containing protein, with protein sequence MTETTTGRPLGRRRFLQTTALAAGGTALVAAHPAAAQADADFEEWFGNVSNYEGIVDMRGAETVSVAVGAAGNGGGFAFEPAAVRVDPGTEVTWEWTGEGGVHNVAAEDGSYESEMVSDAGETFAHAFDGEGVSLYACSPHKTMGMKGAVVAGDIDVGASTAAPDYVSREPEYDGWFDGVDNFDGTVDMRGREEVRIAVDTDGDGAPVFSPPAVHVDPGTRVLWEWAGDGAHAIEASDGSYASPEQSSGMWGLAFDGTGISKYASSVHGNTGMRGAVVVGDVFEGVRELTVEQVSLLGVYGAALLSPVVLGVLMWVRSWYRTEETEPLPSRAPPNSGV encoded by the coding sequence ATGACCGAAACGACTACGGGCCGACCGCTCGGCCGCCGACGGTTTTTGCAGACGACCGCCCTCGCGGCGGGCGGGACGGCGTTGGTCGCCGCCCACCCTGCGGCCGCTCAGGCCGACGCTGACTTCGAGGAGTGGTTCGGCAACGTCTCGAACTACGAGGGCATCGTCGACATGCGCGGCGCGGAGACGGTGTCGGTCGCCGTCGGTGCGGCGGGCAACGGGGGCGGGTTCGCCTTCGAACCCGCCGCGGTCAGGGTCGACCCGGGAACGGAGGTGACCTGGGAGTGGACCGGCGAGGGTGGCGTCCACAACGTCGCCGCGGAGGACGGAAGCTACGAGAGTGAGATGGTTTCCGATGCCGGCGAGACGTTCGCCCACGCCTTCGACGGCGAGGGCGTTTCGCTGTACGCGTGTTCGCCGCACAAGACGATGGGGATGAAAGGCGCCGTCGTCGCCGGCGACATCGACGTCGGTGCATCCACGGCCGCCCCGGATTACGTCTCCCGTGAGCCGGAGTACGACGGCTGGTTCGACGGCGTTGACAACTTCGACGGAACCGTCGACATGCGGGGTCGGGAGGAGGTCCGAATCGCCGTCGATACCGACGGCGACGGTGCGCCCGTCTTCTCCCCGCCGGCGGTCCACGTCGACCCCGGAACGCGGGTCCTCTGGGAGTGGGCGGGAGACGGCGCTCACGCAATCGAGGCGTCCGACGGGAGCTACGCCAGCCCCGAGCAGTCCAGCGGGATGTGGGGGCTGGCGTTCGACGGCACCGGCATCAGCAAGTACGCTTCGTCGGTCCACGGCAATACTGGAATGCGCGGGGCCGTCGTGGTCGGTGACGTCTTCGAAGGCGTTCGCGAACTGACCGTCGAACAGGTGTCGCTGCTGGGAGTGTACGGTGCGGCCCTGCTGTCGCCGGTCGTCCTCGGCGTTCTCATGTGGGTTCGGTCGTGGTACAGGACCGAGGAGACGGAGCCGTTGCCGTCCCGGGCGCCCCCGAACTCCGGCGTGTAG
- a CDS encoding dihydrolipoyl dehydrogenase: MEDFDFVVVGSGSGLDVANAAANQGQSVAVVEKGPLGGTCLNRGCIPSKHLLYHADVLETIERAGEFHIDAEVNDVEFAELVRSVNEEVSEDAESIRRGLRSSSQHDLFEGEGRFVDDRTLEIVGGNDEGARLRGETVLIAAGTRPAVPPIDGIESVDYLTSTEALQLETPPEHLVIVGGGYIAAELGHFFGTFGSDVTIVGRRPNLLPDADEGVAAAFTDRYADRFTVHTGHTATAVSDGGDSVTVEAKPYEYGDDGGIVEGADPVTATGDELLVAAGRVPNSDTLNVEATGVETDDRGFVETDEYLRTTADGVWALGDIVGEYLLKHSANHEAQAVARNLFGEELQAVDYEAMPFAVFASPEVAGVGATESDLRADGVEYATRTYPYDKTARGSAMRAEGFVKVLIDLDGEILGCHIVGPEASNLVQEVVVAMKAGSGTVRDIRESVHIHPALSEVVQRAFAGQFTRPDDAHGHDH, translated from the coding sequence ATGGAAGACTTCGATTTCGTCGTCGTCGGTTCGGGGTCGGGACTCGACGTGGCCAACGCCGCTGCCAACCAAGGGCAGTCGGTCGCCGTCGTGGAAAAGGGCCCGCTCGGGGGGACGTGTCTCAACCGGGGATGTATTCCCTCGAAACACCTGTTGTATCACGCGGACGTACTCGAAACCATCGAGCGGGCCGGGGAGTTCCACATCGACGCCGAGGTGAACGATGTGGAGTTCGCCGAACTCGTCCGGTCGGTCAACGAGGAGGTCTCGGAGGACGCCGAGTCGATTCGGCGTGGACTGCGCTCGTCGTCACAGCACGACCTGTTCGAGGGCGAGGGCCGGTTCGTCGACGACCGAACCCTCGAAATCGTCGGCGGCAACGACGAGGGGGCGCGACTCCGGGGTGAAACGGTGCTCATCGCGGCGGGAACGCGACCGGCCGTCCCGCCTATCGACGGCATCGAATCGGTCGATTACCTGACGAGTACCGAAGCCCTCCAGTTGGAGACGCCGCCGGAACACCTCGTCATCGTCGGCGGCGGCTACATCGCGGCTGAACTCGGCCACTTCTTCGGGACGTTCGGCAGCGACGTGACCATCGTCGGCCGGCGGCCGAACCTGCTTCCCGACGCCGACGAGGGGGTCGCGGCGGCGTTCACCGACCGCTATGCCGACCGCTTCACCGTCCACACCGGCCACACGGCGACGGCCGTCAGCGACGGCGGCGACTCGGTGACCGTCGAGGCAAAGCCCTACGAGTACGGCGACGACGGCGGCATCGTCGAGGGCGCCGACCCCGTCACCGCGACCGGCGATGAACTGCTCGTCGCCGCTGGCCGCGTGCCGAACTCGGACACGCTGAACGTCGAGGCGACGGGCGTCGAAACCGACGACCGGGGGTTCGTCGAGACCGACGAGTACCTGCGGACGACCGCCGACGGCGTGTGGGCGCTGGGCGACATCGTCGGGGAGTACCTGCTGAAACACAGCGCCAACCACGAAGCGCAGGCGGTCGCCCGGAACCTCTTCGGCGAGGAACTCCAGGCGGTCGACTACGAGGCGATGCCGTTCGCCGTCTTCGCCTCGCCGGAGGTCGCCGGTGTGGGGGCGACGGAAAGTGACCTCCGAGCCGACGGCGTCGAGTACGCCACCCGGACGTACCCTTACGACAAAACTGCCCGCGGGAGCGCCATGCGTGCCGAGGGGTTCGTGAAGGTACTCATCGACCTCGACGGCGAGATACTCGGCTGTCACATCGTCGGTCCCGAGGCGTCGAACCTGGTTCAGGAGGTCGTCGTCGCGATGAAAGCGGGGTCCGGGACGGTTCGGGACATCCGCGAGTCGGTTCACATCCACCCGGCGCTGTCCGAGGTGGTCC